GTGCCAGTTGCCAATGGTAATAGCAACAAACCATGGAAAGCAGAGTGGCGCTAACACCCCTCACAACTAGCTGTGGTCATCTTCTTGACTCAGATGAGCAAGGGTGTGGGCATGTTGTTCCCAATGTTGTCCATCAAATGGCTCAATGACGAGGTTAACTGGTGGTGGTTCTAGACAGCGGACATTAACATCAATGCCATCGGGGTTTGATCGGGGAATATAAAATGGCTTAATACCGCAGGTTTTACAAAACGTATGCTGGGCAATGCCCGTATTGAACCGATAAGTTGTCAGGTTATGCTCGCCAGCAATTAGCTTG
This is a stretch of genomic DNA from Cyanobacteriota bacterium. It encodes these proteins:
- a CDS encoding GFA family protein — protein: MKYVGSCHCRAVQFEIEAPATIACVDCNCSMCSKSGFLHLILPKSKFKLIAGEHNLTTYRFNTGIAQHTFCKTCGIKPFYIPRSNPDGIDVNVRCLEPPPVNLVIEPFDGQHWEQHAHTLAHLSQEDDHS